The proteins below are encoded in one region of Misgurnus anguillicaudatus chromosome 24, ASM2758022v2, whole genome shotgun sequence:
- the LOC129437157 gene encoding extracellular calcium-sensing receptor, translated as MDFQNKIKGKSFPVLPQILLLYLHMGMAKKTASLLLLLLYGACIPTTAEVCKILSQPLPPILSAEREINIGGIFQFHRNVVAKIHPFTSKPEPVSGLFNFRDFKLAQTLIFTIEEINNSTQLLPGVKLGYKIYNSCASINQAILSCLALLNGFKETLQDESCSRPPFVQAIVGDTSSSPIVAIASLLSPFSFPVISHFASCECLSDRKRFSSLFKMMASDNFQSIAMAQLLKHFGWTWVGTVNSRNDYGIYGMEEFLKTAQQLGICVEYSETILKTDTQEQLLKTLEVVKKGTAKVVVLFISYVDFLPFKKLIVQHNITGIQWIGTKSWINSETFQDTKENSFFMGAMGFALQNMKLDGLQEFLLTVHPNQEPKNELLKDFWEATFQCSFRNTGGSTSSCTGSERLTEVHNEYTDALEMRMANKVYTATYAIAHALHSLINDLKSSTNSSKVEVPTPRKVLEYMRDVSFTAKTGEKIFFSNGDPVAKYDLLNWQPTEDGGMQYKLVGSYDHSLPPEQRLKVNQELIIWPENSRQLPVSLCSMSCPPGTRKAVQKGKPICCYDCIQCPPGEISNSTDSSDCFPCDSEYWSNESNDECVLKVIEFLSYTEIMGIVLSLCSLIGALVTSIVSLVFYLHKQTPIVRANNSELSFLLLFSLTLCFLCSLTFIGRPTEWSCMLRHTAFGITFVLCISCVLGKTIVVLMAFKATLPGNNVMKWFGPPQQRLSVVILTLIQVLICVLWVTTSPPFPYKNMRYYKYKIILECNLGSDVGFWAVLAYIGLLSVVCFILAFLARKLPDNFNEAKFITFSMFIFCAVWVEFFLAYISTPGKFTLALEIFAILASSFALLLCIFAPKCYIILLKPEENTKKHMIGK; from the exons ATGgattttcaaaacaaaataaaaggcAAATCATTTCCTGTTCTGCCACAAATTCTCCTGCTCTACCTTCACATGGGCATGGCAAAGAAGACAGCGTCACTCCTGCTACTGCTGCTATATGGTGCTTGCATCCCAACCACAGCAGAAGTCTGCAAAATCCTTAGCCAGCCATTACCCCCAATACTTTCTGCAGAAAGAGAAATCAACATTGGGGGGATTTTCCAATTTCATAGAAATGTCGTGGCAAAGATTCATCCTTTCACTTCCAAACCAGAACCAGTTTCAGGTCT CTTTAACTTTCGTGATTTTAAATTAGCCCAGACGCTGATTTTTACCATAGAAGAGATAAACAACAGCACACAGCTGTTGCCTGGTGTCAAATTGggctataaaatatataattcatGTGCATCAATAAATCAGGCTATCCTGTCATGCCTGGCTTTGTTAAATGGCTTTAAAGAGACTTTGCAAGATGAGTCCTGTTCTAGACCACCATTTGTTCAAGCCATTGTTGGAGATACAAGCTCCTCTCCCATCGTTGCCATCGCCTCTTTACTAAGCCCTTTCAGTTTCCCTGTG atcAGCCATTTTGCCTCATGTGAATGCTTGAGTGACAGAAAAAGGTTTTCATCCTTATTCAAAATGATGGCCAGTGATAATTTTCAAAGCATTGCGATGGCTCAGCTTCTCAAGCACTTTGGCTGGACTTGGGTTGGAACAGTCAACAGTCGCAATGATTATGGTATCTATGGAATGGAGGAATTTTTAAAGACAGCACAACAATTGGGGATTTGTGTTGAATACTCAGAGACGATATTAAAAACCGATACACAAGAGCAGCTACTAAAAACACTGGAAGTGGTTAAAAAAGGAACAGCCAAGGTGGTGGTGCTTTTTATATCATACGTAGATTTCCTCCCATTCAAAAAATTGATTGTGCAACACAACATTACTGGGATCCAGTGGATCGGTACTAAATCCTGGATCAATTCTGAAACTTTTCAGGATACAAAGGAAAACAGTTTCTTCATGGGAGCCATGGGCTTTGCCTTACAGAACATGAAGCTTGACGGCCTGCAAGAGTTTCTTTTGACTGTGCACCCTAATCAAGAACCAAAAAATGAACTTTTGAAAGATTTTTGGGAAGCAACCTTTCAGTGCTCTTTCAGAAACACCGGAGGTAGCACAAGTAGCTGTACTGGCTCAGAACGCTTAACAGAAGTGCACAATGAATATACTGATGCATTAGAGATGCGCATGGCAAATAAAGTGTACACGGCAACTTATGCTATCGCACATGCACTGCATAGTTTGATAAATGATCTTAAATCCTCCACCAACAGCAGCAAAGTAGAAGTGCCCACACCAAGAAAG GTGCTGGAGTATATGAGAGATGTCAGTTTCACTGCCAAAACAGgtgagaaaatatttttttcaaatggtGATCCTGTGGCAAAATATGATCTGCTCAACTGGCAGCCAACTGAAGATGGAGGTATGCAGTATAAACTGGTTGGTTCGTATGACCACTCACTGCCTCCAGAGCAACGTCTTAAAGTTAATCAGGAACTTATAATATGGCCTGAGAACAGCAGGCAG CTTCCAGTGTCTTTGTGCAGTATGAGCTGTCCTCCAGGTACTAGGAAGGCTGTACAGAAAGGAAAACCTATCTGCTGTTATGACTGCATACAATGTCCACCAGGAGAGATCAGTAACAGCACAG ATTCTAGCGACTGCTTTCCTTGTGATTCGGAGTATTGGTCGAATGAAAGCAACGAcgaatgtgttttaaaagttatTGAATTCCTTTCCTATACAGAAATCATGGGGATTGTGCTATCTCTTTGTTCTCTCATTGGAGCATTAGTTACATCAATTGTATCTTTGGTGTTTTATCTTCATAAACAAACACCTATTGTAAGAGCCAACAATTCAGAGCTGAGCTtcctgttgctcttctcattgACTCTGTGTTTTCTCTGTTCACTTACTTTCATTGGTCGGCCCACTGAGTGGTCCTGTATGTTGCGTCACACTGCGTTTGGGATCACCTTTGTCCTCTGTATCTCCTGTGTTCTGGGGAAAACAATAGTGGTGTTAATGGCATTCAAGGCCACACTTCCAGGAAACAATGTTATGAAATGGTTTGGGCCTCCTCAACAAAGACTAAGTGTTGTTATCCTTACATTAATACAGGTCCTAATTTGTGTGCTTTGGGTAACAACATCACCACCTTTCCCATATAAGAACATGCGTTATTACAAATATAAGATCATTCTAGAATGTAATTTAGGTTCAGATGTTGGTTTCTGGGCTGTTCTTGCTTATATAGGCTTGCTTTCAGTcgtgtgttttattttagcttttctGGCTCGTAAGCTCCCTGATAACTTCAATGAAGCTAAATTCATCACATTTAGTATGTTCATATTCTGTGCTGTATGGGTTGAATTTTTTCTAGCTTACATCAGTACACCTGGTAAATTTACTCTAGCCTTGGAGATATTTGCTATTTTAGCTTCAAGTTTTGCTTTACTATTATGCATATTTGCCCCAAAATGCTACATAATTTTGTTGAAACCAGaggaaaatacaaaaaaacatatgattggGAAATAG